The DNA window TATCCGGAAGCAATATGTTTTACATGATTATTATTTTTCTGAATTCCATAAAAATTGTTTACCACAAGATGGAGAAGTCGTTGTACAGTTGATGGGCTCATTTCCATCATGATCCAAGCACATAATGATTTCATATAATTCACTTGGTGAGGACGGCTTAGGAGTAGAACACTTGAACTCAGGAATGTAGGTAACCCTGTCTTGGCTGTAGTGCTTTCTGAAGGCTTTTATTGCAGCCTCTGTAGTGTACAGCTTGCCTCCTTTAACAGGCACAATCCCTTCTGCCTTGAATGTATCAAAAAGGTTGAATCCATTCCAAAAGTTGTATGCTGTCTGGAAGTATTTGTATTGCCTATGCGTGTTTCCGTCGTAGTAACATCTTCCGTGCTTATCCCACTGAGCTTTCCATAATTTTTCATCTGCTCCAGTTGAACTTGGCCATGATATCTTGAGGCCTGGTATTAAACTTTTGATCGTCTGTCAAAAAATAAAAGTTCATGTTATTGTTGATACATGTAATTATATAAAACAAAAGTAATATCTTTTGTCATGATAAACAAACAAAGTCATCACCTTTTCATCCAAAGATCTCCCTCGAAGGTCTGTAGGGCAATCTTTTGGATGAGGACCCGATTGGCTCGAAGGCCACAATCCGTGTATTGTAAAATTGTCATCTACTATCTTTTGACATGGAATTGTAATATCTTTACTCCTGCAGTATCCTGGTTGCCACTCAAGAGCCAATGACAAGTAATCATAAGCTCCCACAAGTGAAAATGTAAAGCTTATCAGAATAATAACTACAATCATTCTTGGTGATAAAGCCATTTTAGTGAGATGAATATTTTTTACATCAAAGCTCTATTATTTATAACTCAAGAATCAACTCAAGCAATCTCTCATTTCTTCTTTAAATCACAATACACACACACACGTATACTTAGATATAGCAATTagcaaataattaatatattattggaACAAAAAAGAATTCAAATTCCAATTGCCTCCTAGCTTAGTTCATCTATTTCTACAAAAATGTACAAGTTATACAGAAATAGAAaaatgcaaaattaattaaatacatcacttttatattttcttttgttttaatccACCAAccaatttgttttcttattttttctatcactcttactattactattattaattttattttttgtaaaataCTTCTTTTATGCTCTTTAGtactttaatttaattagttttattctcttatatataattataatgacGTAAATTTACTTCCTACTTTTCATAATTAGTTACAATTTAAAAGTATAGTTGTGATGAGCTGTAatgatttataaatatcattttttaattataaatcattattttatatttagttattttaatcatttttatatgCATATGTACCAATAATTTAAACCTCTGATCTATTTTGAAAAACCATTTTTCTTATTATAAATTATTCTTTTTATATTGAGATATTTCAATCTTTTATAAACTTAATTAACAAAATAGATTACCATCAAAACTACATTTGCATCTTATTACCATGACTTTAATTTTGTGACACATCATACTTTTCAAGGTTTTTATAgacaatttatataattttaatttaaaacttattttataatatcattcatatatatatatatatatatatatatatatatatatatatatatatatatatatatatatatatatatatatatatatatatatatatatatatatatatatatatatattgtttcacAACACTCTATTTCATTTACATTTTAATTGCTAGAGAATTTATTTGACAATTATTTTTCTATTCTTTATCGTAATATTGATAGGTATTctctttttcaaaattatataaattttttcattaataaattaaattaattaaattatataatttttttaatatagtaaattaatttaataatatcttttataataaatattgtcTATACAAAAAATTAATCATTAACTTTACACTACAATTAATAACTTTATACTATAGTAAATAAATATCGTCTagacaaaaaaattaataactttgatataaaaataagaaCATCTAtattgcattaattataatttgcttacacttaaattttttaaatttttatcacCTCCTCAACTATATTAAGGGCTTCCTAAACTTACAACACTCTCtgttttttattagttatttagTATTACTTTGATATCttttaaataagaataaaaataattatactttATTAATTTAAGTTTATTATATGAGACACTCAGGAAAGATACTTGTGAGAAATGAATCAATTAAAATTCGATTTTTTAAcattaagaaaataatatataatttagaatacTATTATCATTATTAATTTCTTATTTTGTGAAATACTTCTTCTTATACTCTTTACTATTTTAACATaattaatctaattttttttataaacaatgaCATAAATTTGCTTCATACTTTTTATAATTAGGAGTATAGTTGTGATGAGCTATAATAGATtatgaatattttaatttttttcaaataccaatttttaaattataaatcattatattttatattgagtgattttaatcatttttagatGCATATGTACCGATAAATTAAACCTTTTTCTCTATTTTGaaatgtcattttttttattataaatcattttttatattgaaagatttcaattatttttctgTGCTTTTTTTTACGCAATTATTTTTATATGCTTATGTGCCTATAAATTAAACCTCTATCTTTATTTAAATC is part of the Vicia villosa cultivar HV-30 ecotype Madison, WI linkage group LG2, Vvil1.0, whole genome shotgun sequence genome and encodes:
- the LOC131645787 gene encoding ribonuclease 1-like, giving the protein MALSPRMIVVIILISFTFSLVGAYDYLSLALEWQPGYCRSKDITIPCQKIVDDNFTIHGLWPSSQSGPHPKDCPTDLRGRSLDEKTIKSLIPGLKISWPSSTGADEKLWKAQWDKHGRCYYDGNTHRQYKYFQTAYNFWNGFNLFDTFKAEGIVPVKGGKLYTTEAAIKAFRKHYSQDRVTYIPEFKCSTPKPSSPSELYEIIMCLDHDGNEPINCTTTSPSCGKQFLWNSEK